In the genome of Oncorhynchus clarkii lewisi isolate Uvic-CL-2024 chromosome 4, UVic_Ocla_1.0, whole genome shotgun sequence, one region contains:
- the LOC139406970 gene encoding ezrin-like, protein MPKAVNVRVTTMDAELEFAVQPSTTGKQLFDQVVKTIGLREVWYFGLQYMDGKGYLTWLKLDKKVSSQDVKKENPLQFKFRAKFFPEDVSEELIQDITQKLFFLQVKEGILSDEVYCPPETAVLLASYSVQAKFGDFTRDLHRPGYLTSDRLLPQRVLEQHKLSREQWEERIQVWHEEHRGMLKEDAMLEYLKIAQDLEMYGVNYFDIKNKKGTELWLGVDALGLNIYEKEDKLTPKIGFPWSEIRNIAFNDKKFIIKPIDKKAPDFVFYAPRLRINKRILQLCMGNHELYMRRRKPDTIEVQQMKAQAREDKHQKQLERAQLENEKKKREAIEKEKEQMEREKQELMMRLYQFEEKTKKAEKDLQEQMQRAMQLEVERRMAEDEAARLEAERQAALLAKEELARHAQDQMHNQEQLAAELAEHTAKIALLEEAKRRKEEEADTWQHRAQEAQDDLLKTKEELHMVMTAPPPPPPPPMFVEVPMFVDNHEVMTMAEEQNDHDSEENNSTYSADLQNEGFNDHRLEEERLTEAEKNERVQKQLMALSSELAQARDDTKHTQNDLLHTENVRAGRDKYKTLRQIRSGNTKQRIDEFEAL, encoded by the exons GTGGTAAAGACCATTGGCTTGAGGGAAGTCTGGTACTTTGGCCTTCAGTATATGGACGGCAAAGGATACCTCACCTGGCTGAAGCTTGACAAAAAG gTGTCGTCCCAGGATGTGAAGAAGGAGAACCCGCTGCAGTTCAAGTTCCGCGCCAAGTTCTTCCCCGAGGACGTTTCTGAGGAGCTGATCCAGGACATCACCCAGAAGTTGTTTTTCctgcag gtgaaggaGGGCATCCTGAGCGACGAGGTCTACTGCCCCCCAGAGACCGCCGTGCTGCTGGCCTCCTACTCCGTCCAGGCCAAGTTCGGAGACTTCACCCGGGACCTCCACCGGCCCGGCTACCTCACCTCAGACCGCCTGCTGCCCCAGCG tgtTCTGGAGCAGCACAAGTTGTCCAGGGAGCAGTGGGAGGAGAGGATCCAGGTGTGGCACGAGGAACACCGTGGAATGCTCAA AGAGGATGCCATGCTGGAGTACCTGAAGATCGCCCAGGACCTGGAGATGTACGGCGTCAACTACTTTGACATCAAAAACAAGAAGGGAACCGAGCTGTGGCTGGGTGTGGACGCCCTTGGACTCAACATCTACGAGAAGGAAGACAA ACTGACCCCAAAGATTGGCTTCCCTTGGAGTGAGATCAGAAACATCGCCTTCAACGACAAGAAGTTCATCATCAAGCCCATTGACAAGAAGGCCCCG gaCTTTGTGTTCTATGCCCCTCGCCTGCGCATCAACAAGCGCATCCTGCAGCTGTGCATGGGCAACCACGAGCTGTACATGCGCCGCCGCAAGCCCGACACCATCGAGGTGCAGCAGATGAAGGCCCAGGCCCGCGAGGACAAACACCAGAAACagttggagag GGCCCAGCTGGAGAacgagaagaagaagagggaggccatcgagaaagagaaggagcagatggagagagagaagcaggagcTGATGATGAGGCTCTACCAGTTCGAGGAGAAGACCAAGAAGGCAGAGAAAG accTTCAGGAGCAGATGCAACGTGCCATGcagctggaggtggagaggaggatggcggAGGACGAGGCAGCCCGCCTGGAGGCTGAGCGTCAGGCCGCCCTGCTGGCCAAGGAGGAGCTGGCCCGCCACGCCCAGGACCAGATGCACAACCAGGAGCAGCTG GCCGCGGAGCTGGCCGAGCACACGGCTAAGATCGCCCTGCTGGAGGAGGCCAAGAGACGCAAGGAGGAAGAGGCCGACACATGGCAGCACAGG gctcaggAGGCCCAGGACGACCTGCTGAAGACCAAGGAGGAGCTGCACATGGTGATGACGGCTCCCCCTCCGCCGCCCCCTCCCCCCATGTTTGTGGAGGTGCCCATGTTTGTGGACAACCACGAGGTGATGACTATGGCGGAGGAGCAGAACGACCACGACAGTGAAGAGAACAACAGCACCTACAGCGCCGACCTGCAGAACGAGGGCTTCAACGACCACCGCTTGGAGGAGGAGCGTCTCACTGAGGCCGAGAAGAACGAGCGCGTGCAGAAACAGCTTATG GCCCTGAGCTCGGAGCTGGCCCAGGCGCGTGACGACACTAAGCATACCCAGAACGACCTGCTCCACACAGAGAATGTGCGCGCCGGCCGGGACAAGTACAAGACCCTGCGGCAGATCCGATCAGGCAACACCAAGCAGAGAATCGACGAGTTTGAGGCCTTATAA
- the LOC139406971 gene encoding synaptotagmin-like protein 3, with protein MDLSLLKALEREKVLEVLQRDRLLRSTEEDRIRRLKMELQDIRRKGAKSFARQYSERTCARCQRPLGKFWNSGAVCRGCSHRICNKCRVGVSMLDWKCTVCHAYREVKFRSGEWFVEERAKKFPPDADMHETIGEKLLKSYQRLSHIAVVPPTPPPYYDGLSVSRSGGLNNSLKKPFTKSMEDLMVSLTSHMRRFSRSQEDVRVEQDLLTVYNRQGQSAGQKSLSDTNINKSTNLTKGPSLPNLFRRSRNDDQSGSSSGAEEDISLGSEYLGGKRGSSASSTGTDCDLSEISSVMGELELAIAFNDLTSCLEITICGCRNLAYGDLKRKKCNPYVKVYLLPEKSQSTKLKTTVKRNTTDPIYNEVLQCQMERPLLSRSTLQVSVWHYGTLKKVFLGEVLVPLEGWMFEESNTQGSSWYPLCPKPESPERSRVEQDTAGELLVRVKFSSMSQPSWVCHTDEVHIGPHDVGQLTVLVTGVKNLPTKANTCQNTYVKGCLTLPGSRELVLRTPVLKKKPSPEWSHQLLFSRVTHYDLQICTLELDLWNHIPFTFSDRLLGWVRMEAGSSWQLVLQMPNMWHDFSLPMQANVNSRRT; from the exons ATGGATCTGAGTCTGCTCAAGGCTCTGGAACGAGAGAAGGTTCTAGAGGTTCTTCAGAGGGACAGACTTCTGCGCAGCACGGAGGAGGACAGGATCAG GAGGCTGAAGATGGAACTACAGGACATCCGGAGGAAAGGTGCAAAGAGTTTTGCCCGGCAATACAGCGAGAGGACGTGCGCCCGTTGTCAGAGGCCACTGGGCAAGTTCTGGAACTCGGGCGCTGTGTGCCGAGGCTGCAGTCACCGCATCTGCAACAAGTGCCGCGTGGGCGTGTCCATGCTGGACTGGAAGTGCACCGTCTGCCACGCCTACAG AGAGGTGAAGTTCAGGTCTGGGGAGTGGTTTGTAGAAGAGAGGGCCAAGAAATTTCCACCTGATGCAG ATATGCATGAGACTATTGGGGAGAAACTACTGAAGTCCTACCAGAGGTTGAG TCATATAGCAGTCGTGCCGCCAACCCCTCCACCCTATTACGACGGTCTATCCGTTAGCAGATCAGGG GGACTGAATAACTCCTTGAAAAAACCCTTCACCAAGTCTATGGAGGATCTGATGGTTTCCCTCACCAGCCACATGAGAA GGTTCTCCAGATCACAGGAGGATGTGCGAGTGGAACAGGATCTGCTTACAGTGTACAATAGACAGGGACAGAGTGCTGGCCAGAAAAGCCTCTCTGACACGAACATCAACAAATCCACCAAT CTAACCAAAGGCCCAAGTCTTCCCAACCTGTTCAGGAGGAGCCGAAATGACGACCAAAGCGGTTCCTCATCGGGGGCTGAGGAGGACATTTCCCTCGGCTCAGAGTACTTAGGGGGAAAGAGG GGCAGTAGTGCTAGTAGCACTGGTACAGACTGTGATCTCTCGGAGATCAGCAGTGTGATGGGAGAGCTAGAGCTCGCCATCGCCTTCAACGACCTCACTTCCTGCCTGGAGATCACAATCTGCGGCTGCAGAAACTTGGCCTATGGAGATCTCAAAAGGAAGAAGTGTAATCC GTATGTAAAGGTTTATCTACTGCCGGAGAAGTCTCAGAGCACCAAACTGAAGACGACTGTCAAGAGGAACACGACGGATCCCATTTATAATGAAGTTTTACAG TGCCAGATGGAGCGCCCCCTGTTGTCCAGGAGTACTCTGCAGGTGTCTGTGTGGCACTATGGGACTCTGAAGAAGGTGTTTCTGGGAGAGGTTCTCGTCCCTCTGGAGGGGTGGATGTTTGAGGAGAGCAACACCCAGGGCTCCAGCTGGTACCCCCTGTGTCCCAAG CCCGAGAGCCCAGAaaggagtagagtagagcaggatACAGCAGGAGAACTCCTGGTCAGAGTGAAGTTCAGCTCCATGTCCCAGCCGTCCTGGGTTTGCCACACAGATG AGGTTCACATTGGACCACATGACGTTGGCCAACTGACTGTTCTCGTCACTGGTGTCAAAAACCTACCCACTAAAGCAAACACCTGTCAGAACACCTATGTTAAAGG gtGCTTGACTCTCCCCGGGTCCAGGGAGCTGGTCCTGAGGACCCCTGTCCTGAAGAAGAAGCCCAGTCCAGAGTGGTCTCACCAGCTGCTCTTCAGCAGGGTCACACATTACGACCTTCAGATCTGCACTCTGGAGCTGGACCTCTGGAACCATATCCCCTTCACCTTCTCAGACCGTCTCCTGGGCTGGGTTAGAATGGAAGCTG GGTCGTCATGGCAACTGGTGCTGCAGATGCCCAACATGTGGCATGACTTCAGTTTACCCATGCAAGCCAATGTCAACAGCAGGAGAACATGA